In Thermodesulfobacteriota bacterium, the following proteins share a genomic window:
- a CDS encoding RidA family protein has translation MGKKVIFTERAPRPIGPYSQAIRAGDFLFLSGQIPIDPSTGEIVKGKIEDQTRQVLDNLKGILESEGLGMEDVVKVNIFLRDMGQFQAMNQVYASYFPSSPPARSTVEVSRLPRDVDLEIEAIAF, from the coding sequence ATGGGTAAAAAGGTTATCTTTACGGAAAGGGCGCCCAGACCGATCGGGCCTTATTCTCAGGCCATCCGGGCAGGGGATTTTCTCTTTCTCTCGGGGCAGATTCCCATAGACCCTTCGACCGGGGAGATCGTCAAAGGCAAGATCGAGGATCAGACCCGACAAGTCCTGGATAATTTAAAGGGGATCCTTGAATCGGAAGGGCTTGGGATGGAAGACGTGGTGAAGGTCAATATCTTCCTCAGGGACATGGGGCAGTTTCAGGCGATGAACCAGGTCTATGCCTCTTACTTCCCCTCCTCCCCGCCCGCGAGATCGACCGTGGAGGTCTCCCGGCTTCCGAGGGACGTCGATCTCGAAATCGAGGCCATCGCCTTT
- a CDS encoding HAD family hydrolase, which yields MRQSPLQGLKAIVFDFDGTLAVLNIDFSLMRERVFALIRQYGLREERIRERYLLEIIDEVYPLLREENPTGAQTFYEEAHRILKEVELEAADQGRLLSGVEEVLRGLREAGLKIGIITRNCEEAVRRVFPAIDDFCDVFISRDSVRKVKPHPEHLNLVLKVLGVSGGEAAMVGDHLIDIQAGKKVGMVTIGVLTGRIKREEFEEAGADYILNDVTGLCSMVKLTTEGESIRGGEDHG from the coding sequence ATGAGGCAAAGTCCCTTACAAGGCCTCAAGGCCATCGTCTTCGACTTCGATGGGACGCTGGCCGTCCTGAATATCGATTTCTCCCTAATGCGGGAACGGGTCTTCGCCCTCATCCGCCAATACGGGTTGAGGGAGGAGAGGATTCGGGAAAGGTACCTCCTGGAGATCATCGACGAAGTCTATCCCCTCCTCCGCGAGGAGAATCCCACCGGGGCTCAAACGTTCTATGAGGAGGCCCATCGCATCCTGAAGGAGGTGGAGCTTGAGGCCGCAGACCAGGGGAGGCTCCTTTCAGGGGTGGAAGAGGTCCTGCGGGGGTTGAGGGAAGCGGGGCTAAAGATCGGGATCATCACCCGGAACTGCGAGGAGGCGGTCCGGAGGGTTTTCCCGGCGATCGACGATTTTTGCGATGTCTTCATCTCCCGGGACTCCGTCAGGAAGGTCAAGCCCCATCCCGAGCATCTCAACCTCGTGTTAAAGGTCTTAGGGGTTTCTGGAGGGGAGGCGGCCATGGTGGGCGATCACCTGATCGACATCCAGGCCGGGAAGAAGGTGGGGATGGTGACCATCGGCGTCCTGACCGGCAGGATCAAACGGGAGGAATTTGAGGAGGCAGGAGCCGATTACATCCTGAACGATGTCACGGGCCTTTGTTCAATGGTAAAGCTCACAACAGAAGGGGAGTCGATCAGAGGAGGCGAGGACCATGGGTAA
- the serB gene encoding phosphoserine phosphatase SerB produces the protein MPLEPHTNRKGLYVLSVIGEDRVGLVSQVTQFLYQKGFNLVDIEQSVIHSQFTMVLLIEPISGRFRLRELKRGLSLLARELDVKITATPLHAFKGLRLAETKEPYILTILGTDRPGVVAGFSKVFARHRCNIERIKMIARGELLAMEMAVDLRKAHFSELRRELSEVAREIGMDVVFQPEALFKRRKKVIVFDMDSTIVDGEIIDEMAKVLGLEREVATITERGMKGEIDFTESLRARVSLLKGLKVKSLESIARSLRLTKGSEELIAALKEMGFKIALISGGFTYFTDYLKKRLGFDYAFGNELEIRAGRLTGKVKGRVIDARRKAEIMDEICKREGVSREEVVAIGDGSNDRIMVANAGLGIAFNAKEVLKKVADGALTKEHMKGILYCLGITDRDLKQGEPTERVKRISKPHLTPRKAADPKR, from the coding sequence GTGCCCCTTGAACCCCATACGAATCGAAAGGGCTTATACGTTCTCTCGGTGATCGGCGAGGACCGGGTCGGCCTCGTCTCCCAGGTCACCCAATTTCTCTACCAAAAGGGGTTCAACCTCGTCGACATCGAACAGTCGGTCATCCATTCCCAGTTCACGATGGTCCTTCTCATCGAGCCCATAAGCGGCCGATTCCGCTTGAGGGAGTTGAAGAGAGGCCTTTCCCTGCTCGCCAGGGAGTTGGACGTGAAGATCACCGCCACCCCGCTTCATGCCTTCAAGGGCCTCCGGCTGGCGGAGACGAAAGAACCCTATATCCTGACCATCCTCGGAACGGACCGTCCCGGGGTGGTGGCGGGTTTTTCTAAGGTATTCGCCCGTCACCGTTGTAATATCGAAAGGATCAAGATGATCGCCCGAGGGGAACTCCTGGCCATGGAGATGGCCGTCGATCTTCGCAAGGCCCATTTTTCCGAGCTTCGGCGGGAGCTTTCGGAGGTGGCCAGGGAGATCGGCATGGATGTGGTCTTTCAGCCCGAGGCCCTCTTCAAGAGGCGGAAGAAGGTGATCGTCTTCGACATGGATTCGACGATCGTCGACGGGGAGATCATCGACGAGATGGCGAAGGTCCTCGGCCTGGAGAGGGAGGTGGCCACGATCACCGAGAGGGGGATGAAAGGCGAGATCGACTTCACCGAATCGCTTCGGGCCAGGGTCTCCCTCCTGAAGGGATTGAAGGTGAAGAGCCTCGAATCGATCGCCCGGAGCCTCCGGCTCACCAAGGGGAGCGAGGAATTGATCGCCGCCCTGAAGGAGATGGGGTTCAAGATCGCCCTCATCAGCGGAGGGTTCACTTACTTCACCGACTATTTGAAGAAGAGGCTTGGGTTCGACTATGCCTTCGGCAACGAGCTGGAGATCCGGGCCGGAAGGCTCACCGGAAAAGTGAAAGGAAGGGTCATCGATGCCCGGAGGAAGGCCGAGATCATGGACGAGATCTGCAAGAGGGAAGGGGTCAGCCGCGAGGAGGTCGTGGCCATCGGCGATGGTTCGAACGACCGGATCATGGTGGCCAACGCAGGCCTGGGGATCGCCTTCAATGCGAAAGAGGTCTTGAAGAAGGTCGCCGACGGCGCCCTCACCAAAGAGCATATGAAGGGGATCCTCTATTGCCTGGGGATCACGGATCGGGATTTAAAACAAGGTGAGCCTACCGAAAGGGTGAAGCGGATCTCGAAACCCCACCTGACTCCGAGGAAGGCCGCCGACCCGAAAAGATGA
- the ade gene encoding adenine deaminase yields MTSLKERIRASSGEGKVDLLIKNGRVVNVFSGEIEKRDVAIFDGIIVGFGDYPAKRVIDVEGDFLCPGLIDGHVHIESSMVTLPQFARAVLPRGTTTAILDPHEIANVLGAEGIRLMARSAEAIPFNAYLMLPSCVPATGMETAGAELKAKDLKPLFKEERVIGLAEMMNFPGVIQGEDEILKKIELAKGRRIDGHAPGLSGRSLYAYLTAGIRSDHECTTAGEAKEKLANGMWIMVREGSTARNLRDLLPLVHAKNGRRFFFVTDDRHPRELLEEGHIDSMVRRAIQEGLDPLLAIQMATLNAAEYFRLDDLGAIAPGYRADIVSFDHLGRFRIKKVFKDGVLVADGGKLLRAAMKGFPSFERKEAKRFRIKPLTEEAFLLRSDRSLAKVIEVIPDQIVTKKGMKEIVLREGVALPDLQQDILKIAVVERHRATGNIGLGFVHGFGLKRGAIGSTVAHDSHNLVIVGTNDRDMLKVAETIQAMAGGLAVVSEGKVLADLPLPIGGLMSEQSVLQVHRKMERLLRAVRSLGSRLADPFMTLSFLSLPVIPELKITDKGLVDVNQFKIVPVFGED; encoded by the coding sequence ATGACTTCGCTAAAGGAAAGGATCCGCGCCTCGTCGGGAGAGGGGAAGGTTGATCTCCTCATCAAGAACGGGAGGGTCGTAAACGTCTTCTCCGGCGAGATCGAGAAAAGAGATGTGGCCATTTTCGACGGCATCATCGTGGGGTTTGGCGACTATCCGGCCAAGAGGGTCATCGACGTCGAAGGAGACTTCCTCTGTCCCGGCCTGATCGATGGGCATGTCCACATCGAATCGAGCATGGTCACCCTTCCCCAATTCGCAAGGGCGGTCCTTCCCCGGGGGACGACCACGGCCATCCTCGATCCCCACGAGATCGCAAACGTCCTCGGCGCGGAGGGCATCCGCCTCATGGCCCGGTCTGCCGAAGCGATTCCCTTCAACGCCTATCTCATGCTTCCCTCCTGCGTCCCCGCAACGGGCATGGAAACCGCAGGGGCTGAACTTAAGGCGAAGGATTTAAAACCTCTATTTAAGGAGGAGCGCGTCATCGGCCTGGCGGAGATGATGAACTTTCCAGGGGTGATCCAGGGGGAGGACGAGATTTTGAAGAAGATCGAGCTGGCCAAGGGGAGGCGAATCGACGGCCACGCCCCCGGTCTTTCTGGAAGGTCCCTTTACGCCTACCTTACCGCAGGGATCCGATCCGACCACGAGTGCACGACGGCCGGAGAGGCCAAGGAGAAGTTGGCCAACGGGATGTGGATCATGGTCCGCGAGGGCTCCACGGCCCGAAATCTCAGAGACCTCCTCCCTCTGGTCCATGCCAAAAACGGAAGAAGATTCTTCTTCGTCACAGACGACCGCCATCCCCGGGAGCTACTCGAAGAGGGCCATATCGACTCGATGGTGAGGAGGGCGATTCAGGAAGGGCTCGATCCCCTCTTGGCCATCCAGATGGCCACCCTCAATGCGGCCGAATATTTCCGGCTCGACGATCTCGGGGCCATCGCGCCTGGATATCGGGCGGACATCGTCTCCTTCGACCACCTCGGTCGCTTCCGCATCAAAAAGGTCTTCAAAGACGGCGTGCTGGTCGCTGACGGGGGGAAACTCCTCCGGGCGGCGATGAAAGGGTTCCCCTCCTTCGAACGGAAAGAGGCAAAGAGGTTTCGCATCAAACCCCTCACCGAGGAGGCCTTCCTCCTCCGGAGCGATCGGTCCCTTGCCAAGGTGATCGAGGTCATCCCCGACCAGATCGTCACCAAAAAAGGGATGAAAGAGATCGTCTTGAGGGAAGGCGTCGCCTTGCCCGATCTCCAGCAAGACATTCTAAAGATCGCCGTGGTCGAAAGACACCGGGCCACGGGGAATATCGGCCTCGGTTTCGTCCACGGCTTCGGCCTCAAAAGGGGAGCGATCGGGTCGACCGTGGCCCACGACTCCCATAACCTGGTCATCGTCGGAACGAACGACCGGGACATGCTGAAAGTGGCCGAGACGATCCAGGCGATGGCCGGGGGTCTGGCCGTCGTTTCGGAAGGGAAGGTGCTGGCCGACCTCCCCCTGCCGATCGGGGGATTGATGTCCGAGCAGTCGGTCCTCCAGGTCCACCGAAAGATGGAGCGTCTGCTGAGGGCTGTAAGGTCGCTCGGGTCCAGACTGGCCGACCCCTTCATGACCCTCTCCTTCCTCTCCCTGCCCGTCATCCCGGAGCTGAAGATCACGGACAAGGGTCTGGTGGACGTGAACCAATTCAAGATCGTGCCGGTCTTCGGGGAGGATTGA